A genomic window from Sporosarcina sp. Marseille-Q4063 includes:
- a CDS encoding murein hydrolase activator EnvC, with amino-acid sequence MSKWMLPFLVAILFLTTTIENPTAFASSLNDMKEEKQNLDKKKEELNSGIKVKDSEINKVESKVEAIRSQINELTNKVNKTNADIERVEEDIAQTTEEIKKLQESIAQLEKRIEERDVVLRDRIRAMQVTGGQVNYLDVLLGANSFSDFIDRFSAVSTLMEADRGIMKQQTEDKEQLEVEKKLVEQKLSEQEKKKDELTRLKASLDSQKKEKAQLVSELEAEQKKLGQEKQKLEKEYHEAHEISKEVEQAIVAEEARIAELARQAEIARKKAEEAERKKAAAAAEAAQKASASKSGGKSSGKSTNPVPAAPAPSVSTGDWTRPASGRISSEYGYRDIGFASSNHRGIDIANSPGTPILAAGHGVVQRTGVLGTYGNIIMIKHSVNGKIYTTLYAHLSSVNVSSGQVVTKGQVIGGMGNTGRSSGPHLHFEFHVGGWTGYGNSAVNPRSYVPF; translated from the coding sequence ATGTCGAAATGGATGCTGCCGTTTTTGGTTGCAATATTATTTTTAACAACCACAATAGAAAATCCTACAGCTTTTGCTAGCTCTTTGAACGATATGAAAGAAGAAAAACAAAATTTAGACAAGAAAAAAGAGGAACTAAACTCAGGTATTAAAGTGAAAGACTCTGAAATTAATAAAGTTGAATCAAAAGTCGAAGCAATTCGCAGTCAAATTAATGAGTTGACGAATAAAGTGAATAAAACGAATGCCGATATCGAACGTGTCGAAGAAGATATTGCTCAGACTACGGAAGAAATCAAAAAACTGCAAGAATCCATTGCACAACTTGAAAAAAGAATTGAAGAGCGCGACGTTGTTTTGCGCGACCGAATTCGTGCCATGCAAGTAACGGGCGGACAAGTAAACTATTTGGATGTACTCCTTGGCGCAAATAGCTTCTCTGATTTTATCGATCGTTTTTCTGCTGTTAGCACATTAATGGAAGCGGATCGCGGCATTATGAAGCAGCAAACAGAAGATAAAGAACAGTTAGAAGTAGAGAAAAAGTTAGTTGAACAGAAACTTAGCGAACAAGAAAAGAAAAAAGATGAACTTACAAGATTAAAAGCATCACTCGATTCTCAGAAAAAAGAAAAGGCTCAACTTGTGAGTGAATTAGAAGCAGAACAAAAGAAGTTGGGGCAAGAAAAGCAAAAGTTAGAAAAAGAATATCACGAAGCACATGAAATCAGTAAAGAAGTTGAACAAGCAATTGTTGCTGAAGAGGCACGTATAGCAGAACTTGCTCGTCAAGCAGAGATTGCTAGAAAGAAAGCAGAAGAGGCAGAGCGTAAAAAAGCAGCAGCGGCAGCCGAGGCGGCACAAAAGGCTTCCGCAAGTAAAAGCGGCGGAAAAAGTAGCGGGAAATCTACTAATCCTGTCCCAGCGGCACCTGCACCGTCTGTATCAACTGGAGATTGGACAAGACCAGCTTCAGGTCGTATTTCTTCTGAATATGGATACCGCGACATTGGTTTTGCATCGTCTAATCACCGTGGAATTGATATTGCAAATTCTCCTGGAACGCCAATACTAGCTGCAGGACATGGCGTTGTTCAGCGTACTGGTGTACTTGGTACATACGGAAATATAATTATGATTAAGCATTCAGTTAACGGAAAAATTTACACAACCTTATATGCACATCTTTCAAGCGTAAATGTCAGCTCTGGTCAAGTTGTTACAAAAGGCCAAGTTATTGGCGGCATGGGAAATACTGGCAGATCATCCGGACCGCATCTTCATTTTGAATTCCATGTTGGCGGATGGACTGGTTATGGAAACTCAGCAGTAAACCCAAGAAGTTACGTACCATTTTAA
- a CDS encoding S41 family peptidase, with translation MVATSIFLYSNKGKGDKNVANSSFDVIDDAFAIIKEEGVYPVEGELLIEGALRGMTEVIGDPYSTYLSKEEAAAHEESLAGERIGIGAEITRSNGKFIIVAPLKSSPADKAGLRPYDEIIRIDGKPLDGGTLQDVVQKIRGKKGTAVTMTIYRPELNKHLEISIIRDIIPVTTVSSKIIEEKERKVGYISITTFGSETAKEWAIATENLIGDGAEAIVIDVRGNPGGYLHSVGTILSSLLQEDTVYAYLQDATGALTPLLAAKDEKIKFNSQLKMVPLVLLQDKGSASASEMLSGALKDLRRASIAGTESFGKGTVQDTKDLANGGKVKLSTAKWLTPKEKWIHGKGVEADLKIDQNELLEEHVRLVSDEYNEGDFADDIAYSQRLLAGLGYSTGRDDGYFDEGTTEAVKEFQVFSKVKESGKMDRQFFTALQKEIVTYRENKENDVQLQMGLDYLLHLLKEN, from the coding sequence GTGGTAGCAACATCGATATTTTTATACTCAAATAAAGGGAAAGGTGATAAAAATGTTGCAAATAGCTCGTTTGACGTAATCGATGATGCGTTTGCAATTATTAAGGAAGAAGGTGTCTATCCTGTAGAAGGAGAGCTTCTCATTGAAGGCGCACTGAGAGGGATGACTGAAGTGATAGGTGATCCATACTCAACCTATTTATCGAAAGAAGAAGCTGCTGCTCATGAAGAGTCACTTGCGGGTGAAAGGATTGGAATCGGTGCAGAAATTACCAGATCAAATGGTAAGTTTATAATTGTCGCTCCGTTAAAATCATCTCCTGCCGATAAAGCTGGGTTACGTCCATACGATGAAATAATTCGTATTGATGGAAAACCTTTAGACGGTGGAACATTACAAGATGTTGTCCAAAAAATTCGGGGGAAAAAAGGGACAGCTGTTACGATGACGATTTATAGACCGGAGTTAAATAAACATCTTGAAATTTCAATTATTCGCGATATTATACCAGTAACGACAGTGAGTAGTAAGATAATTGAAGAGAAGGAACGAAAAGTCGGTTACATATCGATTACGACCTTCGGAAGTGAAACTGCTAAGGAATGGGCAATCGCAACTGAGAACTTGATTGGCGATGGCGCTGAGGCTATTGTAATCGATGTCCGTGGCAACCCGGGCGGTTATTTACACAGTGTCGGAACAATTTTATCGAGTCTCCTTCAGGAAGACACGGTATATGCTTATTTACAAGATGCGACTGGTGCATTAACTCCGCTACTGGCAGCTAAAGATGAAAAAATTAAATTTAACAGCCAATTGAAAATGGTTCCGCTTGTTTTACTGCAAGATAAAGGAAGTGCATCGGCTAGTGAAATGTTAAGTGGTGCACTAAAAGATTTACGAAGAGCATCCATTGCGGGAACTGAAAGTTTTGGGAAAGGGACTGTTCAAGATACAAAGGATTTGGCAAACGGCGGTAAAGTGAAGTTATCAACTGCAAAGTGGCTGACGCCGAAAGAAAAATGGATACACGGAAAAGGCGTAGAAGCTGATCTTAAAATAGATCAAAATGAATTGTTGGAAGAGCATGTTCGGTTAGTCTCAGATGAATATAATGAAGGCGATTTTGCTGACGATATTGCCTATAGTCAAAGATTACTTGCCGGACTTGGATATAGTACAGGGCGCGACGACGGATATTTTGATGAAGGCACAACAGAAGCAGTCAAAGAGTTTCAAGTGTTTTCCAAAGTGAAAGAATCAGGAAAAATGGATCGACAATTTTTCACGGCATTACAAAAAGAAATTGTAACCTATCGGGAAAATAAAGAAAATGACGTTCAATTACAAATGGGGCTAGATTATTTGCTGCATCTTCTAAAAGAAAACTAA
- a CDS encoding peroxiredoxin, with translation MNKKMIGYLIAVLVIGSMIVITVKSNMEKNAPTDQVASVDESGGEKTVGLEHGNLPPDFDLTTISGDQVNLADLKGKKVILNFWASWCGPCKAEMPHMEKYYEKNKEDANVEIIAVNMTNTERRGLKGVEEFIDDYGLTFPIPLDKDGKVERMYEIVSIPTTFMLGTNGEIVHKIIGPMDEKMMEDLVNNLK, from the coding sequence ATGAATAAAAAGATGATCGGTTATCTAATCGCTGTCTTAGTTATCGGATCAATGATTGTCATAACAGTAAAATCTAATATGGAAAAAAATGCGCCAACTGATCAAGTTGCATCTGTCGATGAATCAGGTGGAGAAAAAACTGTGGGACTAGAACATGGGAATTTGCCGCCGGATTTTGACCTTACGACTATATCGGGCGACCAGGTAAACTTAGCAGACTTGAAAGGAAAGAAAGTTATTCTTAACTTTTGGGCTTCCTGGTGCGGTCCGTGTAAAGCTGAGATGCCTCATATGGAAAAGTATTATGAAAAGAATAAAGAGGACGCAAACGTTGAAATTATAGCGGTCAATATGACAAATACTGAAAGAAGAGGACTAAAAGGCGTCGAGGAATTTATAGATGATTACGGTTTAACTTTTCCAATTCCTTTGGATAAAGACGGAAAGGTAGAAAGAATGTATGAAATCGTATCTATCCCCACGACATTCATGCTTGGAACTAATGGAGAGATTGTCCATAAAATAATCGGTCCGATGGATGAAAAAATGATGGAAGATCTTGTAAATAACTTAAAATGA